In Bacteroidota bacterium, the following are encoded in one genomic region:
- a CDS encoding glycosyltransferase, translating into MINFSISIEFIVFVVFFATFLVLLFYYLFVFGKFAFYKKKQSSVVSATPPVTVVIAAKNEEENLRKNLPLILAQDYPEFEVIVVNDFSTDETEFVLEQFQLNHSNFRAITIKQEGLQSTGKKYPLTLGIKGAKHERILLIDADCFPKSDNWIKRMSSNYSEGIEVVLGYGKYEKKPGLLNKLIRFDTFFIALQYYSFALCGNPYMGVGRNLSYEKSLFFKHKGFAKHTHIASGDDDLFIGKVANENNTAIEFDIDSHTFSKPKRTLRDWVRQKRRHLTTGKLYKLKIKFALGLLGVSNFIFILVFVALILLNYQINLIVIIFLTKLSVQMIIFRKSMDKLGERDLWFLAPLLDLFLIFYYPYLFFSKAFIKQSKWK; encoded by the coding sequence ATGATTAATTTTTCCATTAGCATTGAATTCATTGTATTTGTAGTGTTTTTTGCAACTTTTTTGGTTCTTCTTTTTTATTACTTATTTGTATTTGGAAAATTTGCTTTTTACAAAAAAAAACAAAGTTCTGTTGTTTCAGCCACCCCTCCCGTAACAGTTGTAATTGCTGCTAAAAATGAAGAAGAAAATCTAAGAAAAAACTTGCCACTAATACTTGCGCAGGATTATCCAGAATTTGAAGTAATTGTAGTGAATGATTTTTCAACAGATGAAACTGAATTTGTACTTGAACAATTTCAATTAAATCACAGTAATTTCCGTGCAATAACAATTAAACAGGAAGGGCTTCAATCTACAGGTAAGAAATATCCATTAACTCTGGGAATTAAAGGCGCAAAACATGAAAGAATTCTGCTTATCGATGCAGATTGTTTTCCTAAAAGCGATAATTGGATTAAAAGGATGTCTTCTAATTATTCTGAAGGAATTGAAGTTGTTTTAGGTTATGGTAAGTATGAAAAAAAGCCTGGGTTACTAAATAAATTAATACGCTTTGATACATTTTTTATAGCTCTACAATATTATTCATTTGCCTTATGTGGGAATCCTTATATGGGAGTTGGAAGGAATCTTTCTTATGAAAAAAGTCTTTTTTTTAAGCACAAAGGCTTTGCTAAACACACTCATATTGCATCTGGTGATGATGATTTATTTATTGGAAAAGTTGCAAATGAAAACAACACAGCAATTGAATTTGATATAGATTCACATACTTTTTCTAAACCAAAAAGAACCTTAAGAGATTGGGTAAGGCAAAAAAGACGACACCTTACTACCGGCAAATTATATAAACTGAAAATCAAATTTGCACTAGGGTTGTTAGGAGTGTCAAATTTTATTTTCATACTTGTATTTGTTGCGTTAATCCTGCTTAATTATCAAATTAATCTAATAGTAATAATCTTTTTAACTAAATTATCTGTACAAATGATTATCTTTAGGAAATCAATGGATAAATTGGGTGAAAGAGACCTTTGGTTTCTAGCACCTTTATTAGATTTGTTTTTAATTTTTTATTATCCGTATTTATTTTTTTCAAAGGCCTTTATAAAACAAAGTAAATGGAAGTAG
- the tgt gene encoding tRNA guanosine(34) transglycosylase Tgt, with the protein MNFKISATDKESRARAGELITDHGSIKTPIFMPVGTAGTVKAVHQRELKDDIKAQIILGNTYHLYLRPGLDIIEKAGGIHKFNGWDLPILTDSGGYQVYSLSGQRKIIEEGVKFTSHVDGSKHFFTPENVMDIQRVIGADIIMAFDECTPYPCEFNYAKKSMEMTHRWLKRCCDRFDSTNSKYQYNQAFFPIVQGSVYKDLRIKSAETIASFEREGNAIGGLSVGEPAEDMYAMTEVVCNILPVDKPRYLMGVGTPENILECIALGIDMFDCVMPTRNARNGMLFTKNGTMNMRNEKWKADFSPLDPEGTCFVDSQYSKAYLRHLIISKEILGAQIATIHNLNFYLWLVNQAREKIIEGTFNQWKNTMVKKLKQKL; encoded by the coding sequence ATGAATTTCAAAATTTCCGCAACCGACAAAGAATCTCGTGCAAGAGCGGGAGAATTAATTACTGATCATGGAAGTATAAAAACTCCGATTTTCATGCCCGTAGGAACTGCAGGAACAGTAAAAGCAGTACATCAGAGAGAGCTTAAGGATGACATTAAAGCCCAAATTATATTAGGCAACACTTACCATCTTTATTTACGCCCAGGTTTAGATATTATTGAAAAAGCGGGTGGAATACATAAATTCAATGGCTGGGACCTACCTATTTTAACCGATAGTGGTGGTTACCAGGTTTATTCTCTTTCCGGCCAGAGAAAAATCATTGAAGAAGGAGTAAAATTTACTTCTCATGTAGATGGTTCTAAACATTTTTTCACTCCTGAGAATGTAATGGATATACAAAGGGTTATTGGGGCTGATATTATTATGGCTTTTGATGAATGCACCCCTTATCCTTGTGAATTCAATTATGCAAAAAAGTCTATGGAGATGACCCACAGATGGCTTAAGCGCTGCTGCGACAGGTTTGACTCTACCAATTCTAAATACCAGTACAATCAAGCCTTTTTTCCAATTGTACAAGGTAGTGTTTATAAAGATTTACGTATAAAATCAGCTGAAACCATTGCTTCATTTGAAAGAGAAGGAAATGCAATAGGTGGCTTGTCTGTAGGAGAACCAGCTGAGGACATGTATGCCATGACAGAAGTTGTATGCAATATATTGCCTGTGGACAAACCTCGTTATTTAATGGGCGTTGGAACACCTGAAAACATTTTAGAATGTATTGCCCTGGGCATAGACATGTTTGATTGTGTAATGCCAACGCGTAATGCAAGAAATGGAATGTTATTTACCAAAAATGGAACAATGAACATGCGCAATGAAAAATGGAAGGCCGACTTTTCCCCCCTTGATCCAGAAGGAACTTGTTTTGTTGATTCCCAATATTCAAAAGCTTATTTAAGACATCTTATTATTTCAAAAGAAATTCTAGGTGCCCAAATTGCTACAATTCACAATTTAAACTTTTATTTATGGCTTGTTAACCAGGCAAGAGAAAAAATAATTGAAGGCACTTTTAACCAATGGAAAAACACAATGGTAAAAAAGTTAAAGCAAAAGCTCTAA
- a CDS encoding LptF/LptG family permease: MKILDKYIISKFLGTFFYAIALIISIAIIFDFSEKVDDFLQREAPARAIIFDYYFNFIPYFVNLFSPLFTFIAVVFFTSKMASDTEIVAILASGVSFKRMLRPYLVAASVLAILSFLLINFIIPPANKTRLEFEEQYIRNPYFNREYNIHRQIGPGNFIYFESYNNQRNIGYKFSIEHIDKESGEMKYKLMADVITWDTIINKWKLENYFHRTIDGLNENVVTGHTLDTLFNFYPDEFGKRINNIETMNYFELNEFIEQEKFKGSDYVVYYEIEKYQRMALPFATFILTIIGVSIASRKVRGGIGLHIGLGLLISFTYILFLQISTTFATNAGLAPVIAVWIPNILYMFLGIYLLKQAPK, encoded by the coding sequence TTGAAAATTCTTGACAAATATATTATCTCTAAATTCCTTGGAACATTTTTTTATGCGATTGCATTAATAATTTCCATTGCAATTATTTTTGATTTTTCTGAAAAAGTGGATGATTTCCTTCAACGGGAAGCTCCTGCAAGGGCCATTATCTTTGATTACTACTTTAATTTCATTCCTTATTTTGTAAACCTGTTTAGTCCGCTCTTTACTTTTATTGCCGTTGTTTTCTTTACTTCAAAAATGGCATCAGATACTGAGATTGTGGCCATTTTGGCAAGTGGAGTAAGTTTTAAAAGAATGTTAAGGCCATACCTGGTGGCGGCATCTGTGTTGGCAATATTATCTTTTCTGCTTATTAACTTTATTATCCCTCCTGCAAATAAAACCAGATTAGAATTTGAGGAGCAATATATCCGTAATCCATACTTTAACAGGGAATATAATATCCATAGACAAATAGGTCCGGGAAATTTCATCTATTTCGAAAGTTACAATAACCAACGTAACATTGGCTATAAATTTTCTATTGAACATATTGATAAGGAATCAGGTGAAATGAAATACAAATTAATGGCCGATGTCATTACTTGGGACACCATTATAAATAAATGGAAGCTTGAAAACTATTTTCACAGAACAATTGATGGACTTAATGAAAATGTTGTTACAGGGCATACATTAGATACTCTTTTTAATTTTTATCCTGATGAATTCGGCAAGAGAATCAATAATATAGAAACAATGAATTATTTTGAACTAAACGAATTCATTGAACAGGAAAAATTTAAGGGTTCTGATTATGTAGTTTATTACGAAATAGAGAAATACCAGCGCATGGCCTTGCCTTTTGCTACTTTTATTTTAACTATTATTGGCGTTTCCATTGCATCTCGTAAAGTAAGGGGCGGTATAGGTTTACATATTGGGCTTGGGTTGTTAATCAGTTTTACCTACATATTATTTCTGCAAATTTCTACAACTTTTGCCACCAATGCCGGACTTGCACCTGTTATTGCAGTTTGGATTCCGAATATTCTCTATATGTTTCTCGGTATTTATCTTTTAAAACAAGCACCTAAATAA
- a CDS encoding 4-(cytidine 5'-diphospho)-2-C-methyl-D-erythritol kinase: MIVYPNAKINIGLHVIEKRLDGFHTIETVFLPIGLSDILEVIINKASKEKHVEFSTSGIFIPGNPSENICVKIYEKLKINFNLPALKIHLHKIIPVGAGLGGGSSDAAFFIKIIDALCELNLDKEKKLYYSEQAGSDAPFFIENKISFAQGKGEKIFPLLIDLKGLYLVLINPKIHISTVDAYSGVTPKKPNISLKNLIVETPIENWKEVIRNDFEESIFKKYPQFQSLKQNLYLSGAVYAAMSGSGSSLYGFFREKPELNPELKKYVIWEETL; encoded by the coding sequence ATGATTGTTTATCCAAATGCCAAGATTAATATAGGATTGCATGTAATTGAAAAGCGACTGGATGGATTTCATACCATTGAAACCGTGTTTTTGCCCATTGGCCTTTCGGATATATTAGAGGTTATTATTAATAAGGCAAGTAAAGAAAAGCACGTGGAATTTTCAACATCTGGTATTTTTATTCCTGGTAATCCCTCTGAAAATATTTGTGTAAAAATATACGAGAAGTTGAAAATAAATTTCAACCTTCCTGCATTAAAAATTCATTTGCATAAAATTATTCCAGTGGGAGCTGGGCTGGGGGGAGGATCTTCTGATGCGGCATTCTTTATAAAAATTATTGATGCGCTTTGTGAATTAAATCTTGACAAAGAAAAAAAGTTGTATTATTCTGAACAAGCCGGAAGTGACGCTCCCTTTTTTATTGAAAATAAAATTTCTTTTGCGCAGGGAAAAGGTGAAAAAATATTCCCATTGTTAATTGATTTGAAAGGTCTTTACTTGGTTTTGATTAATCCAAAAATACACATAAGCACAGTTGATGCATATTCTGGTGTAACGCCAAAAAAACCAAATATATCGTTGAAGAACTTAATAGTTGAAACCCCAATTGAAAATTGGAAGGAAGTAATCAGGAATGATTTTGAGGAAAGCATTTTTAAGAAATATCCGCAATTCCAATCATTGAAACAAAATTTATATTTATCAGGTGCTGTTTATGCTGCTATGAGTGGGAGTGGAAGTAGCTTGTATGGGTTTTTCAGAGAAAAACCTGAGCTAAATCCAGAGCTTAAAAAGTATGTGATTTGGGAGGAAACGCTGTAA
- a CDS encoding acetyl-CoA carboxylase carboxyltransferase subunit alpha, with amino-acid sequence MATYLDFEKPIENLIEQLEKARDISTNSKVDVSSTIEELENKIQVTQKEIFENLTPWQRVQASRHPDRPYTLAYINAITDNTFFELHGDRTVKDDKAMVGGFGLIDDQTVMFIGQQKGINTKMRQYRNFGMPNPEGYRKALRLMKLAEKFNKPIVTFIDTPGAYPGIEAEERGQGEAIARNLFEMTKLKVPVICIIIGEGASGGALGIGIGDKVLMLENTWYSVISPESCSSILWRSWDFKEKAAENLKLTAMDMKKNKLIDGIIKEPLGGAHTNQEEMFTTVKKEILKHLSSLNKMNAGERINKRIEKFCAMGVINE; translated from the coding sequence ATGGCTACTTACTTGGATTTTGAAAAACCAATTGAAAATTTAATTGAACAATTAGAGAAAGCCCGCGATATTTCTACCAATAGTAAAGTAGACGTTTCTTCAACAATTGAAGAACTTGAAAACAAAATACAAGTTACTCAGAAAGAAATTTTTGAAAACCTTACACCTTGGCAAAGAGTTCAGGCTTCAAGACATCCTGACAGACCATATACTCTTGCATACATCAATGCAATTACTGACAATACATTTTTTGAATTACACGGTGATAGAACTGTAAAGGATGATAAGGCAATGGTTGGAGGGTTTGGACTAATCGATGATCAAACGGTAATGTTTATTGGGCAGCAAAAAGGAATTAACACCAAAATGCGACAATATAGAAATTTTGGTATGCCCAACCCTGAAGGTTATCGAAAGGCATTAAGGTTAATGAAATTGGCTGAGAAATTCAATAAACCTATTGTTACTTTTATTGATACTCCAGGTGCTTATCCAGGAATTGAAGCAGAGGAACGAGGACAGGGAGAGGCAATTGCCAGAAATTTATTTGAAATGACTAAACTTAAAGTACCGGTAATTTGTATAATTATTGGTGAAGGCGCCTCAGGTGGGGCACTTGGAATTGGAATTGGGGACAAAGTTTTAATGCTTGAAAACACTTGGTATTCTGTTATTTCTCCTGAATCCTGCTCATCAATTCTATGGAGAAGCTGGGATTTTAAGGAAAAAGCTGCGGAAAATCTAAAACTTACCGCAATGGACATGAAAAAAAATAAATTAATAGATGGAATTATTAAAGAACCTTTGGGTGGTGCGCATACCAATCAAGAAGAAATGTTCACAACTGTAAAAAAAGAGATATTAAAACATCTTTCCTCCCTTAATAAAATGAATGCTGGAGAAAGGATAAACAAAAGAATTGAGAAGTTTTGTGCTATGGGGGTAATAAATGAATAA